A stretch of DNA from Cellulomonas fengjieae:
CGTTCCAGGCCCTGCGCATCGAGGTGAACGGCGAGATCGAGGTGCTCGAGCGGGCCCTCCCGCAGTCGATCGAGGCGCTCGCGGTCGGCGGGCGCATCGTCGTCGAGTCGTACCACTCGCTCGAGGACCGCGCGGTCAAGCGCGCGCTCGCGGTCGGCGCGACGTCCAGCGCACCACCCGATCTCCCGGTCGAACCCGAGACGCACGCGCCGTTCCTGCGGCTGGTGACCCGAGGGGCCGAGGAGGCAGACGAGGCCGAGCTCGCGCACAACCCGCGTTCGCAGTCCGTCCGGTTGCGCGCCGCAGAGCGCATCCGTCCCACGCCCGACCACCTGTTGCCACGTCAGACCGGAAGGAGGGCAGCATGAGCGCCCAGACCGCTGCCCGAGCCACCGCCTACCCGGCACCGGCGCGCCCGCGCCCGGCCGCCGCGCCCGCACCGCGGCTCCGCGTCGTGCGTGCACCGCAGCACGCACGCACGAGGATCCCGTTCATCCTGGCGTGCATGTCGGTGCTGGCCGGAGCGCTCCTGTCAGCGCTGCTGCTGAACACATCGATGGCGGCCAGCGCGTACGCCCGGTACGACCTGTCGAACGAGCTGGGCCGGCTCAACCAGGACGCGCAGGACCTCACGGCGCAGCTGGACGCGAAGGCGTCGCCCACCGAGCTCGCGGCAGCCGCGACCCGGCTCGGGATGGTGCCCACCAACGGGACGGGATGGCTGCGTCTCGCGGACGGCAGCGTGCAGGGCGCGCCCGAGGCCGCGGGAACCGGGGGATGACGACTCCGGCCGCTCGCCCGCGTGCCCGCTCGGCGGCGCCCGTCCGGCCGGCAGCGGGGAACCGTGCCGTCGGGGCGACCGCGCCGCGCCAGCGCTCCGCGGCCGGACCGCGCACCGCCGTCGCCCCCGGCGCGCCCGGCACGCGCGGCGGACCACCAGCCGGACCGGTGCAGCCGGGGTCGCGCCGTCGGATGGCCTTCCTGACCGCGATGGTGGTGCTGGCGCTCGCCGTCTTCGGTGGGCGCCTGGTCTACGTCCAGGGGCTGCGCGGAGCGGCCATCGCGGAGGACGCGCGCAACTCGCGTCTCACGTCCGTGACGCTGCTGGGCAGCCGCGGCGAGATCACGGACGCGTCCGGCATGCCGCTCGCCACGTCGGTGGAGCGCTACGACATTTCCGTCAACCAGCGGCTCGTCGCCAAGTTCAAGGGCACGGCGAACCCGCCCCTCCCGGCCGGCGCGGCGGGCGTCGCCGCGACGCTCGCACCGCTGCTGGACATGAACGCGGCGGAGCTCGGAGGGCTGCTGGTCGGTGACCGGTCGTTCGTGTACATCCGCAAGGGCGTGCTGCCCGCGGTCGCGCGCGAGATCCGCAAGCTCGGGCTCAACGGCGTCAACGTCGACCGGGTCGCCGAGCGCGTCTACCCGAACGGCACCCTGGCCGGCAACGTCGTCGGGTTCGTCAACTCCAACGGGATCGGGCTCGCCGGCCTCGAGGCGTCGCTCGACGACCGGCTCCGCGGGACCCCGGGCAGCGAGACGTACGAGCGCGGCCGCAAGGGCCAGGTGATCCCCGGGGGCTACTCCGAGGACGACCCGGCGCGGCCCGGCGACTCGGTGCAGCTCACGCTGCTGTCCGACGTGCAGTGGAAGGCGCAGTCCGCGCTCGACGCGCAGGTAGCGGCCACGGGGTCGTCGTCCGGCTCGCTGATCGTCATGGACACCAGGACGGGGGAGGTCTACGCCCTCGCCGACTCGGGCTCGGTCGACCCGAACAAGCCCGGGGAGGCGTCGGGCTCCCTGTCGAGCGCCGTCTCCGACGTCTTCGAGCCCGGCTCGACCGGCAAGGTCATCACGATGGCCGCGATCCTCGACAACAAGATCGCCGACCCGCTGACGCCGTGGGAGGTGCCGTACACGTACTCGCCCGACGGGAAGGAGACGTTCAAGGACTCGCACGAGCACGGTCTGCTGCGCCTGACCACGACCGGTGTCCTGGCCGAGTCCTCCAACACCGGCACCGTGATGATCGGGCAGCACCTGCCGGTGCAGACCCGGTACGACTACCTGCAGAAGTTCGGTTTCGGCAGCAGGACCGGCATCGAGATGTCGGGGGAGTCGAAGGGCATCCTGCACCCGGTCGACGACTGGCAGCGGCGGGACAAGTACGCGGTCCTGTTCGGCCAGGCCGTGTCGGTGACCGCCCTGCAGGCCACGCAGGTGTTCGCGACCATCGCCAACGGCGGCGTCCGGGTCCAGCCGCACATCGTCAAGGGCTGGACCTCGCCCGAGGGCGTCTACACCCCCGCGCCTGCCGCCGCCTCGACGCAGGTGGTGTCCCCGGAGACCGCCGAGACCGTGCTCACCATGATGCAGAGCGTGGTCGACGACGGCACCGGCTCCCACGCCGCGATCCCCGGCTACCAGGTGGCCGGCAAGACCGGCACGGCGCAGAACTGGGTCGGCGGGGTGCAGGGCATCACGGCGTCGTTCATCGGCGTCGCGCCGGCCGACGACCCGCGGATCGCCGTGGCCGTGATCCTGCACAACCCGAAGAGCTCGGAGTTCGGCGGCGTGGTCGCCGCACCCGTGTTCAGCGACGTGGCCGGCTACACGCTCAGCGAGCTCGGCGTGGCCCCGTCGGGCACGTCGGGGACGCTGTTCCCGACGACGTGGTGACCGGCCCGGACCTGCCGTCCGGACGCCCGGTCCGGGGTAGATTCTCCCCATGACGACCCCCGCCCGGATGCGCCCGACGCGTCCCGCGGCCCATCGGGTCGCCGACCTCGTCCGGACGTTCCACCTGGTCACCCACGGTGCGCCGGTGCCGTCCGACGCCGTGCTCACCGGTGTGAGCCTCGCCAGCAACGACGTGTCGCCCGGTGACGTGTTCGTCGCCGTGACCGGTCTCACGGTGCACGGGGCCTCCTACGCCGAGCAGGCGGTCGACGCGGGTGCTGTGGCGGTCCTCACGGACGAGGCCGGGCTCGCGCTGCTGGAGTCGTCGGGACTCGCTGCGCGCGTCCCGGTGCTCGTCGGTGCGGCCCCCCGCGCGCTCGCCGGACCGGTGGCCGCCTGGGCGCACGACGCCCCGGGCGAGCGGCTGGTCACCGTCGGGGTCACCGGCACCAACGGCAAGACCACCACCACCTACTTCCTGGACGCAGCCCTGCGGGCCGCGCACACGACCACGGCCGTGCTCGGCACCGTCGAGCTCCGCATCGGCGAGGACGCCGTCGAGAGCCCGCGCACGACCGTGGAGGCGCCCGCGCTGCAGGCGATCCTCGCGCTGGCCGTCGAGCGGGGCGCGACCGCGCTCGCCATGGAGGTCTCGTCGCACGCGCTCGCCCTCGGCCGGGTGGGCGGGCTCACCTTCGACGTCGTCGGGTTCACCAACCTGCAGCGCGACCACCTCGACTTCCACGGCGACATGGAGGGCTACTTCCGCGACAAGTCGCGGCTCTTCGCCTCCGGCCAGGCCCGCCGTGGCGTGGTCGTGGTGGACGACGAGTGGGGTCGTCGGCTCGTCGCCGAGTCGCCGATACCCGTGGAGTCCGTCGCCACGCACGTCGGCGCCCCCGAGGCCGCGGACGCCGACTGGGCGGTCGTCGCGGCCGACATCGGTCTCGACGGCGTCGGGTCGACGTTCACGCTGCGCGGCCCCGACGGCACGCTGCACACCGCTGCGAGCCCGCTGCCGGGCAAGGTCAACGTCTCCAACGCGGCGCTGGCGATCGTCCTGGCGCACGCCGCCGGGGTCGACCTGGACACCGCGATCGGTGCCGTGGCCACCGCGCACGAGATCCCGGGCCGGATGGAGCGCGTCATCGAGCGAGGCGAGGGCTTCCCCCTGGCCATCGTCGACTACGCCCACACGCCTGACGCCCTCGTCCTGGCGCTGGACGCGGTCCGCCCGATCACACCGGGCCGGCTCGTCATCGTGTTCGGCTCGGACGGCGACCGGGACCAGGGCAAGCGCCCCCTCATGGGCGAGATCGCCGCGCGGCTCGCGGACGTGATCGTCGTCACCGACGAGAACCCCCGTTCCGAGGAGCCGGCGGCCATCCGGTCCGCCATCCTCGAGGGGGTCCGGTCGGTGCGACCGGACCTGGTCGACGTGCACGAGGCCTCGAGCCGGGCGCAGGCCATCCGAGACGCCCTCGCCCTCGCCCACGAGCAGGACACCGTGATCATCACGGGCAAGGGTCACGAGCCCACTCAGGAGATCGCAGGCGTGTTCCACCGGTACAACGACCGCGACGTGCTGCTCGCAGCGCGCGTCGAGCGACAGGGGCAGCAGGCGTGATCGCGCTCACGGCGGCCGAG
This window harbors:
- a CDS encoding peptidoglycan D,D-transpeptidase FtsI family protein; protein product: MTTPAARPRARSAAPVRPAAGNRAVGATAPRQRSAAGPRTAVAPGAPGTRGGPPAGPVQPGSRRRMAFLTAMVVLALAVFGGRLVYVQGLRGAAIAEDARNSRLTSVTLLGSRGEITDASGMPLATSVERYDISVNQRLVAKFKGTANPPLPAGAAGVAATLAPLLDMNAAELGGLLVGDRSFVYIRKGVLPAVAREIRKLGLNGVNVDRVAERVYPNGTLAGNVVGFVNSNGIGLAGLEASLDDRLRGTPGSETYERGRKGQVIPGGYSEDDPARPGDSVQLTLLSDVQWKAQSALDAQVAATGSSSGSLIVMDTRTGEVYALADSGSVDPNKPGEASGSLSSAVSDVFEPGSTGKVITMAAILDNKIADPLTPWEVPYTYSPDGKETFKDSHEHGLLRLTTTGVLAESSNTGTVMIGQHLPVQTRYDYLQKFGFGSRTGIEMSGESKGILHPVDDWQRRDKYAVLFGQAVSVTALQATQVFATIANGGVRVQPHIVKGWTSPEGVYTPAPAAASTQVVSPETAETVLTMMQSVVDDGTGSHAAIPGYQVAGKTGTAQNWVGGVQGITASFIGVAPADDPRIAVAVILHNPKSSEFGGVVAAPVFSDVAGYTLSELGVAPSGTSGTLFPTTW
- a CDS encoding UDP-N-acetylmuramoyl-L-alanyl-D-glutamate--2,6-diaminopimelate ligase is translated as MTTPARMRPTRPAAHRVADLVRTFHLVTHGAPVPSDAVLTGVSLASNDVSPGDVFVAVTGLTVHGASYAEQAVDAGAVAVLTDEAGLALLESSGLAARVPVLVGAAPRALAGPVAAWAHDAPGERLVTVGVTGTNGKTTTTYFLDAALRAAHTTTAVLGTVELRIGEDAVESPRTTVEAPALQAILALAVERGATALAMEVSSHALALGRVGGLTFDVVGFTNLQRDHLDFHGDMEGYFRDKSRLFASGQARRGVVVVDDEWGRRLVAESPIPVESVATHVGAPEAADADWAVVAADIGLDGVGSTFTLRGPDGTLHTAASPLPGKVNVSNAALAIVLAHAAGVDLDTAIGAVATAHEIPGRMERVIERGEGFPLAIVDYAHTPDALVLALDAVRPITPGRLVIVFGSDGDRDQGKRPLMGEIAARLADVIVVTDENPRSEEPAAIRSAILEGVRSVRPDLVDVHEASSRAQAIRDALALAHEQDTVIITGKGHEPTQEIAGVFHRYNDRDVLLAARVERQGQQA